The sequence below is a genomic window from Desulfobulbus oligotrophicus.
CGGCGATTACTGTTCCAGTTGGCCAGATCAATACTATGACATCCACGTTGATTGAAACCACAAAAATTGCTCTGTACAAAGGGATTGAACAGGCAGTTGTGGGGAATAGAGTTTCTGATATATCAAGAGCAGTCCAGCAGGTTGCAGAGCAGGCCGGGTTTTCTGTGGTTCGCCAATTTGTGGGACATGGAATTGGCAGCAACCTTCATGAGCCACCCGAGATCCCTAATTACGTCCAACGGCATGCTTCGCCGAGACTTGCCGCAGGTATGGTCCTGGCAATCGAACCTATGGTCAATATGGGGGCGGCTGGAGTTAAAATACTAAAAGATCAGTGGACGGTGGTTACACAAGATAATAAATGGTCAGCCCATTTTGAACACAGTATCACCATCACAACGGAAGGCCCAAGGATACTAAGTGAGCTTGATCAGAGCAAACATGATTAGTTGACAGCATATATGCTAAAATACTTGAAACAAAAAAAGTAATTATTTATAATGACTTTTTTTGTGACTCATTAGGAGTGATGTAGCTTATGGCCAAAGAAGAAGCCATAGAAGTCGAAGGTACCATCATAGAGCCCTTGCCAAACGCTATGTTCCAGGTTGAACTAGATAACGGACATAGAGTTTTGGCACATATTTCGGGAAAGATGCGGATGCACTATATTAAAATTCTTCCCGGAGACAGGGTGACGGTAGAACTTTCCCCTTATGATTTAACGAGAGGTAGGGTTACTTTCCGAGCAAAGGGCGGAAAGGGAAAAAGTAAATAGAGTTTGTTTGAGGCGTGAGATGAAAGTGCGATCTTCTGTTAGAAAAATATGCAGTGGCTGCAAAATATATAAAAGAAAAGGAGTTGTACGAGTGTCTTGTGTTAACAAGAAACACAAACAACGCCAAGGCTGAAGTTACGGCTTAAGGATTAAAGTTAAGTTACTTAAAAAGGAGTACGGACTTGGCACGTATAGCTGGGGTAGACTTACCAAGAAATAAGCACATGGATCGGGCCTTGACATACATCTATGGTATAGGTCTGACATCGGCCCGTCAGATTCTTGACAAGGCCGATCTGCCATATCAAATGAACAGTGATGATTTAAGTGCCGATGATATCAACCGGGTACGTATTGTAATTGAGAACGAATACTTGGTTGAGGGCGATAGGCGACGTGAAGTGTCGATGGATATAAAACGCCTGATGGATCTAGGGTGTTATCGGGGGAGACGACACCGAAGAGGTTTGCCGGTTAATGGGCAGAGAACCAAGACAAATGCACGTACACGAAAAGGTCCTCGCAGGGGCGCTGCGATCCGTAAAAAATAATATAAATGTCGGTTAACCTGATAAGGCCGACGAGGTAGCATTATGGCAAAAGCTGGCAAGGCGAGCGTTAAAACAAAGAAGAAAGAAAAGAAAAATGTCCCTGAGGGGATCGTGTTTATCTATTCCACCTTTAATAATACCGTCATAACAGTGTCTGATCGGCAGGGGAATACCCTCTCGTGGGCGAGCGCCGGTGTTCTTGGGTTCAAGGGATCCCGAAAGTCGACTCCTTTCGCAGCACAGAATGCTCTGAATGACGCTGTTGCCAAGGCAAAGGAACATGGACTGCGTAAGGTCGAGGTCTATGTCAAGGGTCCAGGCCCCGGACGGGAGTCCGCTTTGAGAGCGCTTACCACAGTTGATCTGGATGTTACCCGTATCATTGACGTTACACCTCTTCCGCACAACGGCTGTAAGCCTCCAAAAAGAAGGAGAGTTTAACTGTCAGGGGCTGCGGTCTTTTTCTATTATTCCTGATAGACGACATAAGTAAGCATTGGGGGTCAAAATTGGCTAAATATACTGGAGCTTCGTGCAGGTTGTGCCGGCGCGAAAATTTGAAGATGTTCTTGAAGGGTGATCGGTGTTATTCCGACAAATGCTCTTTTGAGCGTCGATCCTTTGGTCCGGGGCAGCATGGGCAAAATCGATTTCGTAAGGTGTCAGACTATGCCATGCAGTTGCGCGAAAAGCAGAAAGTCAAGCAAACATACGGGATGCTGGAAGCGCAATTTCTTCGTTTTTTCAAGAATGCCGATAGAGCCAAAGGGGTATCAGGGGAGAATTTACTCGTCCTGTTGGAGAGAAGGCTGGACAATGCTGTTTACCGGGCTGGATTTGCCAGTTCACGGGCACAAGCGCGGCAGATGGTTCGACATAACCTCTTTAATGTTAATGCTCAAAAGGTTGATGTCCCTTCGTTTCTTGTTAAACCCGGAGATGTCATCGCTCTGAAGGAAAGCAGGCAAAAACACCCGCTTATCATCGATAACCTTGAAGGTGCTGCTCGCAGAGGGGTGCCGACCTGGTTAGAATTAGATCAAGCAAAGTTTCAATGTTCTGTTAAAGCAATGCCTAACCGTGATGAAATAACGATGCCAATTCAGGAACGACTCATAGTAGAGTTGTGTTCCAAGTAACTTCTATCGTTAGGTATGTTCATGGAACAACACATGCGGGATGATAATCCTTTTTATAATAACTGGCACATGCTCATCGCCCCCGAGAAAATCGAGGTCGATGAAAAATCACTTACCTCCTGTTTTGGGAAATTTGTCTGCCAGCCGCTTGAGAGAGGTTTTGCTGTCACGATTGGTAACTCACTGCGTCGGATAATGCTCTCTTCCATACGTGGAGCAGCCATCACTTCGGTACGTCTTGACAATGCGATGCACGAGTTTACCACGATTGATGGGGTCCATGAGGATGTCTCTGAAATCATTCTCAACCTAAAGCAGATACGCTTACAGTTGCTTGGCCCTGAAGCGCGTATTGTCTCCATTGAAAAGGTGGGCCCAGGCCCGGTTGTAGCCGGGGATATTGCAGGCAGCGGATATGTTGAGGTGTTAAATCCCGCACAAAAAATCTGTACAGTAACCGGGGATACCACTTTTCGAGCGGAGCTTGAAGTGCAATGGGGTAAGGGGTATGTAGCTGCTGAGATGAATAAGCAAGAAGGGCAGCCCATAGGTGTAATACCTATAGATTCCGCTTTTTCACCTATTGTACGTGTCCAATATGATGTAAGTCAGGCACGTGTCGGACAGCAGACCGACTATGATCGTTTAACAATGGAAATCGAGACCGATGGCAGTGTTCAGCCGCAAGACGCTTTGGCATATGCAGCTAAAATACTGAAAGAACAGATGACCATCTTTATTAATTTTAATGAAGAGGATGTTAAAGCCCCGGTCGACCTGGAAAAGGGAAAAGATGAAAAATCTTATCCGCCGTTTCTCGATAAAAATGTGGAAGATCTTGAGCTTTCAGTCCGTTCAGCAAATTGTTTGAAAAATGCCCAGATTCAGTACATTGGGCAATTGGTAGCAAAAACAGATGCCGAAATGCTGAAGACCAAAAACTTTGGTCGTAAATCTCTCAATGAGATAAAAACGTTGCTTGCAGAGCATAATCTGACTTTGGGCATGAAGTTTGACGATTGGACTCCGCCTGAGAAGCGAGAGGAGATCGTCGAAGAGTAACGAACAGACTTGTATTGACGGGACAATTTTCCTAAGAGGATAAAATAGATCATGAGACACAGAAAAGCTGGCCGACGGCTGGGACGCACCACTTCACATCGTGAAGCCATGTTAAGGAATATGGTGACATCGTTGCTTGATGAAGAGCGTATTGTGACAACAGTAGCAAAGGCCAAGGAGGCGCGACGTATAGCAGATCAGATGATAACCCTGGGCAAACGCGGGGATCTGCATGCTCGCAGGCAGGCAATGGCGTATATACGTTCGAAAGAAGTTGTTGCAAAACTGTTTGATCAATTAGGAACTTTGTACGCGGACAGGAATGGCGGATACACGCGCATAATTCGGACAGGTAACCGCTTAGGAGATGCTGCCCCCATGGTTATCCTTGAATTGGTTGAGTATAAAGACGAAGCAAAGGTTGCCGTCTCCTGAAACAATCGACAGCCGGATTTGTTTGTATGGAAAAGAGCTGGTGTGCCACGCATACCAGCTCTTTTTTTGTGTTTTTACCGCCTTGTATTCTGCTGTTTTTCTCAGTACTGCCTTGGTACGATCTGATGCAGCTTATCCTCTCGCTGTTTGCATTTTTTAAAAGCTCTTTTCGACGACAGTCCAGTGCATTTGCCCAGATAGAAATTTGGTTTTCATTGTTCCGTACTGCTCTGGCCGGTTGTTGAAGCTTTCAAAGCCTTTTGGCTTATCTGGGAGTCTTTGCTATGATTGTGCTTTGTGTGATTGAAATAAACAGTTTTACCTGCTTGCCAAGCAGCCTTGATTCAAAAATAGAGTCCAATGAACAGAATCGTATCAAAAAAACTGCAGATTGGTATTGATATGGCCGACCACCCATGCCTGCCCTCTGATCGTACACAGCTCGACGAAAGACCTTTTCACTTTCATTGTCATCCACAAGTCAGTTGTTTTCTTGTTTGCTGCTATAACGTTGATTTGCTCCTTTATCCTTTTGATGTGATCCTGTTAAAAAATTCTCTGGGCATTCATTCTGAGGATTTTCTTCAAAAACACGTCATCGTGTGTGCAGGAAGTCATTCTTATTTCCCGGGAATACAATTAAAGATGACTGAAGATACGTCACGTGCCTGTCCTTTTCTTGCAGTGAACGGATGCCGTGTGTATCGTAGCCGTCCTTCCGCTTGCCGTACCTATCCTTTGGAAAGAGGTGTTGAACGGCTCCCCGGCACTCAAAAACTTCGGGCACATTATTTTTTAACCCACCATCCATACTGTAAAGGGCATCAGGAGTCGCGTACGTATACAGTTGAGCAGTGGGAGCGTGAGCAGATGCTCCACGAGTGCAATGCATACAATGATCGCTGGGCAGAACTGGACGCGTTTTTTGCCACAAATCCCTGGGCCGGTGAGGGACATGCCGGTCCATACCAGCAGTTGGCCTTTATGGTGTGTTATAATATTGATGGCTTTCGAGGATATACTGAACAGCATCGACTGCTCAATGCTTTTAAACTATCCAAAAATGAACGGCGACGTATTCAAAACGATGACGGGGCGTTACTGTTGTTCGGTTTTGACTGGCTGGAAACTATCCTGGGTGGTCAAACCAGATTAAGCAGAAAATAGCACAGGGACTTTACTTGAAATTCATAAGCCAACATGATATTAAAAAAGGTTTAATATAAAACGTGCATAAAAATGCACCTGAACGACACACACCCCGATGGTACTCTTTGGTGTCCTTGAAGTGAGGATATGAGTGTGGGGTGGAGGACAAAACCAAATCAGAGGAGATAAACAATGGCAGCAATCACAATGCGGAAGATGCTTGAGGCGGGCCTTCATTTTGGTCACCAGACCAGACGCTGGAACCCTAAAATGAAACCCTATATCTATGGCCCCCGCAACGGCATATATATTATTAATCTGGATATCACTATGAAACTGTTCAGGAAAGCATACAGTTCAATGGTGGATATTGTAGAAAATGGTGGGTCGGTTCTTTTTGTCTGCACCAAGAGACAGGGGCAGGCAATTATTAAAGAAGAGGCCGACCGTTGTGGCATGCATTATATCAACCACCGCTGGCTTGGCGGGATGTTGACAAATTTCCAGACCATTAAGCACTCTGTGGAACGACTGAAAAAAATTGAATCAATGCAGGAAGATGGGTCCATTAATTTGTTCCCGAAAAAGGAAATTCTGCAGATGGAAAAGGAGCGGGTCAAGCTTGATCGAAACATCGGTGGAATAAAGAATATGCGCAGTCTGCCGAGTGCACTTTTTGTTATTGATCCCAAAAAGGAACAAATTGCAATTGACGAAGCCAATAAATTGGGAATTCCTGTGATTGCTCTGACCGATACAAACTGTGATCCCGATGGGATTAATTTTGTTATTCCTGGCAATGATGATGCGATCAGGGCAATCAAGCTGATGACTACAATGATGGCCGAGGCGGTGAACGAGGGCAAAGCTCGACGCGGCGAGGAGACAGAGGCCAGTGTTGATGAGCTTGAGGAGGCGATGGCCGCTGGACCGGGAGAAGAGTTGGCAGCAGAAATGGACGAGGAGTAAGATCCCCTGCCAACATATTGTCTTTGTATTGTGTCTGATGAGCCGACGGAAGGATGGTGATTTTCGTCGGTTCATTCATCCTTAGGTGAATGTATATATTTAATCGACGTGTTGTACAAAGGAGAGGGAACGTGAAGATAACAAGCCAGATGGTAAAAGAGCTGCGCGATAAGACAAATGCCGGCATGATGGATTGTAAGAAGGCTTTAACGGAAACTGCAGGTGATCTGGAGAAAGCTGTTGATCTGTTACGGCAAAAAGGACTGGCAGTTGCCGCAAAACGTGCCGGCCGCGAAACTAAAGAAGGTGTGGTAGAGGCGTATATCCATGCCGGTGGCAAGCTCGGGGTCATGGTTGAAGTTGCCTGCGAGACAGATTTTGTAGCGAAAACAGATGATTTCAGAGCATTTGCAAAAAATGTTGCCATGCACATTGCCGCGGCAAATCCTATTGCCGTGAGTCGTGAGGGGGTTCCTGAGGACCTTTTGCAACGTGAGACTGATATTTATACCAATCAGGCGCTTGAATCCGGCAAGCCTCAACAGATTGTAGAGAAAATTGTTGCCGGGAAAGTCGAGAAGTACCTTGCTGAAATCTGTTTACTCGAACAAAAATATATTAAAGATCCCGATCTGTCTATTCAGGATTTACTGAATGAACTGGTTGCCAAGATGGGAGAAAATATCTCGATCAGAAAATTTGCCCGTTTCCATATTGGTTGATGTTTGTGCGCAGTTATAATCCGATGTGCAAATTTTTTCATTCTTCTGACGGGTTGAGATTCGGTTGCCGGGGGCGACAAAATGAAATTTAAGCGGGTACTCCTTAAGATCAGCGGTGAGGCGTTGATGGGAGAGGGCTCCTATGGTATCAGCCCTGAAGTAATCAGGTTTTTATCTCAGGAAATACAGGCACTGTACAATCTTAAAATCGAGCTTGGCCTGGTGGTGGGAGCGGGGAACATCTTTCGTGGAGTTGCCGGAGCTGCGAGTGGAATGGATCGAAGCTCAGCAGATAACATGGGAATGCTTGGCACAGTCATGAACTCTTTAGCCGTTCAGGACGGCCTGGAAAGTCTTGGCATCCCTGCTAAAGTTATGTCGGCAATTACTATGTTGAACGTCTGTGAGCCGTATGAACGGCTTAAAGCAATAGAACATCTTGAACGTAAGCGTATCGTGATTTTCGCCGCCGGAACCGGCAACCCTTATTTTACAACAGATACAGCTGCAGTCCTTCGGGCACTTGAGATTAAAGCCGATGTGATCATGAAAGCCACACGGGTCGACGGAGTGTATGATCGTGATCCTGAAAAAGATCCCGGAGCGATACGCTATCACACCCTCACCTTTTCCACCGTACTTCGAGACGATCTTCGGATTATGGATGCTGCAGGCATTTCCCTTGCCCGTGATAATGATTTACCGATTTTTGTTTTCAATATGACCGAACCGGGAAATATTGTCAGAGCCGTCATCGGAGAAGATGTCGGCACACTCATTACCAACTGACAGTTCATTGCGGCCGTAAAATACAGAACAGGACGGCTTTGCATACTTTATTAAATCCAGCGTAAACTGCCATGAGGTACCATGTCAAACGTGATTATACCGCAACTGCAAGAGAAGATGTCGGCAAGTGTCGATGCCTTGAAGCGTGAACTTGTTAAAATTCGAACGGGGCGAGCGTCACTTTCGTTGCTCGACGGCATTAAAGTGAACGCCTACGGCTCGCAGATGGCCATGGATCAGGTCGGATCCATGACCATCCCGGAAAATAATATGATTGTCATTAAACCTTGGGATCCACAACTGCTGCCGGGTATTGAAAAGGCGATTCTTGCCTCAGACTTAGGCCTGACGCCGCAAAGTGATGGCAATGTTGTTCGTCTGATTATTCCTGCCCTCACCGGTGAACGTCGTAAAGAGCTGGTCAAACAGGTGAAGAAAGTCGGTGAAGAGTATAAAATTGCTGTCCGCAACGTGCGCCGTGATGCCATTGATACCTTGAAAAAAATGAAAAAAGACAAGGACCTTTCTGAAGACGAGGTGTTTCGGCTGCAGGAAGAAGCGCAAAAACAGACCGATACATTTATATCGCAGATCGATGAGATTGTCGCGGGGAAAGAAAAAGAAGTTCTCGCGGTTGGTTAATACTTCATTCTCCTCGTGTGCATGGTGGCAACCGACTTGCCCATATCTATCCCCCGCCATGTTGCCATTATTATGGATGGTAACGGACGTTGGGCGGAAGAACGTCATCGACCACGACTGTTTGGTCACAAAGCCGGTGTTGACTCTGTCCGTGAGATCGTAGAAACCGCGCGAGAGATTGGGATATCCGTTCTCACCCTGTATGCCTTTTCTACAGAAAACTGGAATCGCCCTCATAACGAAGTCAAGGGGTTGATGGCTTTGCTGAGGAATTATCTGCAGGCGGAACTCAGGACCATGCTGCAGAATGATATCCAGTTGCGCTGTCTGGGCGAACAGGAGCAACTGCCGGACGATGTCGGTCATATCCTGCAGCAGACTATTACCGAAACCAGCGTCTGCCAGGGCATGATCCTCAATCTTGCCTTGAGTTACGGGGGGCGTAACGAACTGGTACATGCGGTTCAGAGCATCGTTCAAAAGTGTCAGGAAGGTCTGCTGGACCGGCACACGGTATCGGAAAGCACCATCAACGACCATCTGTTCACCGCAGGACTTCCTGATCCTGATCTTCTCATACGAACAGGAGGTGAACATCGCCTGTCGAATTTTCTGCTCTGGCAAGCCTCCTATACTGAACTGTACTTTACCGATACCCGCTGGCCTGATTTTAAACGCAAGGAGTTTTTACAGGCTCTGCAGGTCTTCCATCACAGGCAGCGCCGATATGGCCGAACCGGTGCGCAAGTCGCAGGGGAGTAAAGAAAAATGAACCGTGTCATCCCTGGTGCCTTCATGGTGGCGGGTTGGCTTTTACTCCTTTTTTGGGGGACTGCCGAATTTTTTTGGGGAGTTGCCATTGCAGGTACTGTTGTAGCGCTCATCGAGTTTTTTCGGATGGTTCTGCCGAAGTTAACCGGCATGCCACTCTATCTATCCGTCAGCTGCTGTCAATTGCCGGTATTTGCAACCTTTTATGGAAGAGGTGATGTTGTGCTGGCGGGGGTCATGGCCAGCCTGCTGGCTGTTGTCGCCCTTGCTCTGCACCGGTTTGGAAGGGTGAATGATACTCTTGACTATATGACAGCCTGTGGTCTTGCTATACTCTATGTTGCCCTTTGTCTTGCTCATATCGTGCTGATTCGCCACTTACCGGACGGTGCATTCTGGTTGACCATGCTCGTCGGTATTGTTGCCGGTTCAGACACAGGTGCCTACTATGCAGGCCGAGCCTTTGGCCGGCGTAAACTCTTCCCCATAATCAGCCCCAAAAAAACCGTGGCCGGTGTTGTTGGTGGGATGTTTGCAGGGGTGATTGCGGCTGAGGTTATCAGCCTGTTGTTCTCTAAAAACGTGAACCCCTTCATCCTGGCTGTCGTGGCGATGGGGCTTATAGCAATCGGTATTGCTGGTGATCTGACAGAATCGATGATCAAACGATCGGTCGGAGTCAAAGATTCGGGTACCATTCTTTTCGGCCATGGCGGCATCCTTGATCGACTCGACAGTCTGTTACTTGCAAGTCCTGTGCTGTATTATCTGCTCCACTTCGGCATTCTTTCATGAAAGCCCTGTCGTTGCTCGGTTCCACCGGATCAATAGGTCAAAATGTATTAGCGGTGGTTCGGCAATTCCCTGACCGTTTCAAGATTGTTGCTCTTTCTGCAGGGCAGAACATCCGGTTGCTTGCTGAGCAGGTGATTGAATTTTCACCGGAGTGGGTTGCCATAGGCAACCCGGATCTGGTTCCGGCGCTGGCCGAACTGCTTCCAGGCAGCTACCGTCATCGAATAATGGTCGGTACCGAAGGAAACTGCCATCTCGCTACCTTGCCTGCAGTGGAAATGGTGGTCTCGGCGGTGGTGGGGGCAACCGGTCTTTTGCCGGCGCTTGCCGCCATTCATGCCGGAAAGGATATCGGCTTGGCCAACAAAGAGACTCTGGTCATGGCCGGTCGTCTGATCATG
It includes:
- the map gene encoding type I methionyl aminopeptidase → MVGSESSNSITLKTAEEIELLFHANQIVAGVLHLLEQTIQPGITTFQLDKLAEEFCHDHDGIPAFKGYRGFPASLCASVNEEVVHGIPSKRKVLREGDIVSLDFGVLYQGFYGDSAITVPVGQINTMTSTLIETTKIALYKGIEQAVVGNRVSDISRAVQQVAEQAGFSVVRQFVGHGIGSNLHEPPEIPNYVQRHASPRLAAGMVLAIEPMVNMGAAGVKILKDQWTVVTQDNKWSAHFEHSITITTEGPRILSELDQSKHD
- the infA gene encoding translation initiation factor IF-1; the encoded protein is MAKEEAIEVEGTIIEPLPNAMFQVELDNGHRVLAHISGKMRMHYIKILPGDRVTVELSPYDLTRGRVTFRAKGGKGKSK
- the rpmJ gene encoding 50S ribosomal protein L36; the encoded protein is MKVRSSVRKICSGCKIYKRKGVVRVSCVNKKHKQRQG
- the rpsM gene encoding 30S ribosomal protein S13; amino-acid sequence: MARIAGVDLPRNKHMDRALTYIYGIGLTSARQILDKADLPYQMNSDDLSADDINRVRIVIENEYLVEGDRRREVSMDIKRLMDLGCYRGRRHRRGLPVNGQRTKTNARTRKGPRRGAAIRKK
- the rpsK gene encoding 30S ribosomal protein S11 encodes the protein MAKAGKASVKTKKKEKKNVPEGIVFIYSTFNNTVITVSDRQGNTLSWASAGVLGFKGSRKSTPFAAQNALNDAVAKAKEHGLRKVEVYVKGPGPGRESALRALTTVDLDVTRIIDVTPLPHNGCKPPKRRRV
- the rpsD gene encoding 30S ribosomal protein S4; the encoded protein is MAKYTGASCRLCRRENLKMFLKGDRCYSDKCSFERRSFGPGQHGQNRFRKVSDYAMQLREKQKVKQTYGMLEAQFLRFFKNADRAKGVSGENLLVLLERRLDNAVYRAGFASSRAQARQMVRHNLFNVNAQKVDVPSFLVKPGDVIALKESRQKHPLIIDNLEGAARRGVPTWLELDQAKFQCSVKAMPNRDEITMPIQERLIVELCSK
- a CDS encoding DNA-directed RNA polymerase subunit alpha; the encoded protein is MEQHMRDDNPFYNNWHMLIAPEKIEVDEKSLTSCFGKFVCQPLERGFAVTIGNSLRRIMLSSIRGAAITSVRLDNAMHEFTTIDGVHEDVSEIILNLKQIRLQLLGPEARIVSIEKVGPGPVVAGDIAGSGYVEVLNPAQKICTVTGDTTFRAELEVQWGKGYVAAEMNKQEGQPIGVIPIDSAFSPIVRVQYDVSQARVGQQTDYDRLTMEIETDGSVQPQDALAYAAKILKEQMTIFINFNEEDVKAPVDLEKGKDEKSYPPFLDKNVEDLELSVRSANCLKNAQIQYIGQLVAKTDAEMLKTKNFGRKSLNEIKTLLAEHNLTLGMKFDDWTPPEKREEIVEE
- the rplQ gene encoding 50S ribosomal protein L17; protein product: MRHRKAGRRLGRTTSHREAMLRNMVTSLLDEERIVTTVAKAKEARRIADQMITLGKRGDLHARRQAMAYIRSKEVVAKLFDQLGTLYADRNGGYTRIIRTGNRLGDAAPMVILELVEYKDEAKVAVS
- a CDS encoding YkgJ family cysteine cluster protein, with amino-acid sequence MADHPCLPSDRTQLDERPFHFHCHPQVSCFLVCCYNVDLLLYPFDVILLKNSLGIHSEDFLQKHVIVCAGSHSYFPGIQLKMTEDTSRACPFLAVNGCRVYRSRPSACRTYPLERGVERLPGTQKLRAHYFLTHHPYCKGHQESRTYTVEQWEREQMLHECNAYNDRWAELDAFFATNPWAGEGHAGPYQQLAFMVCYNIDGFRGYTEQHRLLNAFKLSKNERRRIQNDDGALLLFGFDWLETILGGQTRLSRK
- the rpsB gene encoding 30S ribosomal protein S2, giving the protein MAAITMRKMLEAGLHFGHQTRRWNPKMKPYIYGPRNGIYIINLDITMKLFRKAYSSMVDIVENGGSVLFVCTKRQGQAIIKEEADRCGMHYINHRWLGGMLTNFQTIKHSVERLKKIESMQEDGSINLFPKKEILQMEKERVKLDRNIGGIKNMRSLPSALFVIDPKKEQIAIDEANKLGIPVIALTDTNCDPDGINFVIPGNDDAIRAIKLMTTMMAEAVNEGKARRGEETEASVDELEEAMAAGPGEELAAEMDEE
- the tsf gene encoding translation elongation factor Ts; amino-acid sequence: MKITSQMVKELRDKTNAGMMDCKKALTETAGDLEKAVDLLRQKGLAVAAKRAGRETKEGVVEAYIHAGGKLGVMVEVACETDFVAKTDDFRAFAKNVAMHIAAANPIAVSREGVPEDLLQRETDIYTNQALESGKPQQIVEKIVAGKVEKYLAEICLLEQKYIKDPDLSIQDLLNELVAKMGENISIRKFARFHIG
- the pyrH gene encoding UMP kinase is translated as MKFKRVLLKISGEALMGEGSYGISPEVIRFLSQEIQALYNLKIELGLVVGAGNIFRGVAGAASGMDRSSADNMGMLGTVMNSLAVQDGLESLGIPAKVMSAITMLNVCEPYERLKAIEHLERKRIVIFAAGTGNPYFTTDTAAVLRALEIKADVIMKATRVDGVYDRDPEKDPGAIRYHTLTFSTVLRDDLRIMDAAGISLARDNDLPIFVFNMTEPGNIVRAVIGEDVGTLITN
- the frr gene encoding ribosome recycling factor — its product is MSNVIIPQLQEKMSASVDALKRELVKIRTGRASLSLLDGIKVNAYGSQMAMDQVGSMTIPENNMIVIKPWDPQLLPGIEKAILASDLGLTPQSDGNVVRLIIPALTGERRKELVKQVKKVGEEYKIAVRNVRRDAIDTLKKMKKDKDLSEDEVFRLQEEAQKQTDTFISQIDEIVAGKEKEVLAVG
- a CDS encoding isoprenyl transferase — protein: MPISIPRHVAIIMDGNGRWAEERHRPRLFGHKAGVDSVREIVETAREIGISVLTLYAFSTENWNRPHNEVKGLMALLRNYLQAELRTMLQNDIQLRCLGEQEQLPDDVGHILQQTITETSVCQGMILNLALSYGGRNELVHAVQSIVQKCQEGLLDRHTVSESTINDHLFTAGLPDPDLLIRTGGEHRLSNFLLWQASYTELYFTDTRWPDFKRKEFLQALQVFHHRQRRYGRTGAQVAGE
- a CDS encoding phosphatidate cytidylyltransferase, with the protein product MNRVIPGAFMVAGWLLLLFWGTAEFFWGVAIAGTVVALIEFFRMVLPKLTGMPLYLSVSCCQLPVFATFYGRGDVVLAGVMASLLAVVALALHRFGRVNDTLDYMTACGLAILYVALCLAHIVLIRHLPDGAFWLTMLVGIVAGSDTGAYYAGRAFGRRKLFPIISPKKTVAGVVGGMFAGVIAAEVISLLFSKNVNPFILAVVAMGLIAIGIAGDLTESMIKRSVGVKDSGTILFGHGGILDRLDSLLLASPVLYYLLHFGILS